One window of the Chitinophaga niabensis genome contains the following:
- a CDS encoding FecR family protein, producing the protein MQDHSTNKRYQELARKQLQGTISPDEAAELAQWLAHDDGQFLEVPPTMAESRELHEKRLLGAIEQNIGWKKSARIRVFRSVAAAAAILLIAVLGWWLLNPSPSIPAAVPLAENNNDPAPGGNRAVLTLGNGQRIVLDSASNGTLFNQGGVQCVKLDSGSLAYNMGGASDEVQMHTLSTPIGGQFRITLSDGTSVWLNAASTLKFPSSFKGQDRSVEITGEAYFEVSHNERMPFKVAFNGNAVEVLGTHFNVMAYADEAKSKVTLLEGSVAVSNLSGRHILKPGMQALVGNTITMSRANVEEAVAWKNGLFIFDNEDIHSIMRKLSRWYNVKPEYTGEMKGLTFSGTVSRYGNVSGVLNMLEMTESVRFGLKGTTIQVSR; encoded by the coding sequence ATGCAAGACCATTCCACGAATAAACGTTATCAAGAACTGGCCCGAAAGCAATTGCAGGGCACGATTTCACCTGATGAGGCTGCTGAACTGGCCCAGTGGCTGGCGCATGATGATGGACAATTCCTGGAAGTGCCTCCCACTATGGCTGAAAGCCGTGAGCTCCACGAGAAAAGACTGTTGGGTGCCATTGAGCAAAACATCGGCTGGAAGAAATCCGCACGTATCCGGGTTTTCAGATCCGTTGCTGCTGCGGCAGCCATATTGCTGATAGCTGTTCTTGGCTGGTGGCTTTTAAATCCTTCTCCTTCCATTCCTGCTGCTGTACCCCTGGCAGAGAATAATAATGATCCTGCACCCGGTGGCAACCGTGCTGTATTAACACTTGGTAATGGCCAGCGTATTGTATTGGACAGTGCGTCTAACGGTACCCTATTCAACCAGGGAGGAGTACAATGCGTGAAACTGGATAGCGGAAGCCTGGCTTATAATATGGGTGGCGCATCTGATGAAGTACAGATGCATACCTTATCCACCCCTATAGGCGGACAGTTCAGGATCACCTTATCCGATGGTACCAGCGTTTGGCTGAATGCAGCTTCTACGTTGAAATTCCCTTCTTCTTTCAAGGGGCAGGACCGGTCTGTGGAAATTACCGGCGAGGCTTATTTTGAAGTATCGCACAACGAACGTATGCCATTCAAAGTTGCTTTCAACGGGAACGCCGTTGAGGTATTGGGAACTCATTTCAATGTGATGGCTTATGCAGATGAAGCTAAAAGTAAAGTTACACTTCTTGAAGGCAGCGTGGCTGTCAGCAATCTTTCCGGCCGGCATATCCTTAAACCAGGTATGCAGGCGCTCGTTGGTAACACCATTACTATGAGCCGGGCTAATGTGGAAGAAGCAGTGGCCTGGAAGAATGGTCTTTTCATTTTTGATAATGAGGACATTCACAGCATCATGCGCAAACTCTCCCGCTGGTACAATGTAAAGCCTGAATACACAGGCGAAATGAAGGGTTTAACTTTCTCCGGTACCGTGTCTCGTTACGGCAATGTATCCGGTGTGCTCAATATGCTGGAAATGACTGAAAGCGTTCGTTTCGGACTGAAAGGTACTACTATACAAGTTTCTCGTTAA
- a CDS encoding FAD:protein FMN transferase: MNNLLLLFYVCGVLHTPEVRFEGTAQGTTYHISYFDEAQRNLKVQIDSILTEIDKSLSTYRTDSEISTFNQFEAFRFQSVHFYPVLQKAYEVYKATHGAFDPTIMPLTEAYRKGKATGKPWLQQVDSLLQYVGFEFITFDKETVQSSKEHVRLDLDGIAQGYTVDVIATFLETKGIIDYVVEVGGELRCSNTRTVSIEDPTNPDGRLALLKLNNRSMTTAGNYNDHYSAGGQTFNHILHPKKGIATSDLLSVTIIATDCMTADAYDTACMVLGLEGTKKLLSEHPELDAYLVYHGTDGALKVFMTEGVKQMLVN, translated from the coding sequence GTGAATAACCTGCTGTTGTTGTTTTACGTATGCGGTGTGCTGCATACACCGGAAGTGCGTTTTGAAGGAACCGCACAGGGAACTACTTATCATATCAGTTACTTCGATGAGGCGCAACGCAACCTGAAAGTACAGATTGATTCCATCCTCACGGAGATCGATAAAAGTTTATCTACTTACCGGACTGATTCCGAAATCTCGACCTTTAACCAGTTCGAGGCCTTTCGGTTTCAGTCCGTTCATTTTTATCCCGTACTGCAAAAAGCTTATGAAGTTTATAAAGCTACCCATGGTGCTTTTGATCCCACTATTATGCCATTAACGGAAGCTTACCGGAAAGGTAAAGCTACCGGTAAACCCTGGTTACAACAGGTGGATTCCCTGCTTCAGTATGTTGGTTTTGAATTCATCACTTTTGATAAAGAAACGGTACAGAGCTCGAAGGAACATGTACGGCTGGACCTTGATGGTATTGCACAGGGCTATACGGTTGATGTGATTGCCACTTTCCTGGAAACAAAGGGGATCATTGATTACGTGGTAGAAGTGGGAGGGGAGTTGCGCTGCAGCAATACCAGAACTGTTAGCATTGAAGACCCTACAAATCCTGATGGCCGTTTGGCTTTACTGAAATTGAATAACCGTTCCATGACCACAGCAGGCAATTATAATGATCATTATTCCGCGGGAGGGCAAACCTTCAATCATATCCTGCACCCCAAAAAAGGCATCGCCACCAGTGACCTGCTAAGTGTAACGATCATTGCAACAGATTGTATGACAGCGGATGCTTATGATACGGCGTGTATGGTACTTGGACTGGAAGGAACCAAAAAGCTGCTGTCGGAACATCCGGAGCTGGATGCTTATCTTGTATACCATGGAACAGATGGGGCACTGAAGGTATTTATGACGGAGGGGGTAAAGCAGATGCTGGTTAACTAA
- a CDS encoding RidA family protein, translated as MGNLKIEHINPDGLIKNPAFTNVVTVQGNAKTIYIGEINANNEAGEVIGKDMKTQTEQVLKNIGAALQAAGADWENLIKWTVYIVQGQDIQPGFEAFQKVWGKRPNPPLITVIFVAALGRPEHLVGIEAIAVVP; from the coding sequence ATGGGAAACTTAAAAATAGAACACATCAATCCGGATGGACTAATTAAGAATCCGGCATTCACTAATGTTGTTACCGTTCAGGGAAACGCAAAAACAATATATATAGGAGAGATCAATGCCAATAATGAAGCAGGAGAAGTTATCGGCAAAGACATGAAAACGCAGACGGAGCAGGTGCTGAAAAATATAGGTGCTGCTTTGCAAGCTGCCGGTGCAGACTGGGAGAACCTGATAAAGTGGACGGTATATATTGTACAAGGCCAGGATATACAGCCTGGATTTGAGGCCTTTCAGAAAGTATGGGGTAAACGACCCAACCCGCCTTTAATAACTGTAATATTTGTTGCCGCCCTCGGGCGGCCGGAACATTTGGTAGGCATAGAAGCTATTGCTGTTGTGCCTTAA
- a CDS encoding RNA polymerase sigma-70 factor, with product MGSANLQFHRDEELLLMLQSGEHHAFREIYKRYWDKLLYIAGKKLEDLSEAESIVQDVFVDLWQRRETLEIREQLAGYLVVAVRYRILNFLARQHKAEAYLRDTARSLSPADHSTEEWLGFEELRGWLEKIVAALPEKCQLAYRLRGEGYSQREIARYMKVSEKTVETHISRALKILRSGLGQLISRMWMMFF from the coding sequence ATGGGTTCCGCTAATTTACAATTCCACAGGGATGAGGAACTGTTGCTTATGCTACAGAGCGGGGAACATCATGCTTTCCGGGAAATATATAAAAGATATTGGGACAAATTGCTTTATATAGCAGGAAAAAAACTGGAGGACCTCTCCGAAGCGGAGAGCATTGTACAAGACGTATTTGTTGACCTTTGGCAACGCCGTGAAACACTGGAAATACGGGAGCAGCTGGCGGGATATCTTGTTGTTGCGGTCAGGTACCGCATCCTGAACTTCCTTGCCAGGCAACATAAAGCTGAAGCTTATCTCCGGGATACCGCACGCAGCTTGTCTCCTGCAGACCATTCTACTGAAGAGTGGCTGGGATTTGAGGAATTGAGGGGCTGGCTTGAGAAAATAGTGGCCGCTCTTCCGGAGAAATGCCAGCTTGCTTACAGGCTCCGGGGGGAAGGATATAGCCAGCGGGAAATAGCCCGGTACATGAAAGTATCTGAAAAAACAGTGGAAACCCATATCAGCCGTGCGCTCAAGATCCTGCGTTCCGGCCTGGGGCAGTTGATCTCCCGGATGTGGATGATGTTCTTTTAA
- a CDS encoding TlpA disulfide reductase family protein: protein MFLIRLTTALLLILSARGIAQEKKGFTISGKIDGIGNTKVLLGNKPDRGYASGFKVRYFDSCMSVNDHFTFKGHVDELAFYSIEVPDKARGWVGFILGNNEIKITGSKDSIYRSAVTGSLQQDTYMHYIDKVYYPLVREARVYNDIADSLRKTGDTTEKKRIEREIIEPYNRRIEANIYRFVEEHPSNFGALYELQGHSKYIPIDSAKKYFLKLSDEMQQNTVGRRLKYELFDYPELISVKKPIPDFSLPDTTNMIRCISEFRGKYVLLDFWASWCGPCIDELPAVKRLDSLYGTKGLQVLGVSLDTKRDLWMQAIIKHNITWPNLSDLEGADGAVSTMLQITAIPAKFLIGPGGNIILKNASLPEIEKFLQSKMAD from the coding sequence ATGTTTCTAATTCGACTTACAACAGCATTATTATTGATCCTTAGTGCAAGAGGAATAGCGCAGGAGAAAAAGGGATTCACCATTTCAGGAAAGATAGATGGTATCGGTAACACCAAGGTATTGTTAGGGAACAAGCCTGACAGGGGGTATGCGAGTGGTTTTAAAGTCCGGTACTTTGATTCCTGCATGAGTGTAAATGATCACTTTACTTTTAAGGGGCATGTTGATGAGTTAGCTTTTTATTCAATCGAAGTTCCTGACAAAGCCAGGGGGTGGGTTGGTTTTATTCTGGGTAATAATGAGATAAAAATAACCGGCAGTAAGGATTCGATATATAGATCTGCCGTTACGGGGTCTCTGCAGCAGGATACATATATGCACTATATAGATAAGGTTTATTATCCTCTTGTCAGAGAGGCGCGGGTATATAATGATATTGCTGACAGCTTAAGAAAGACCGGAGATACAACAGAGAAGAAACGAATAGAGCGTGAAATTATTGAGCCTTATAACAGGAGGATAGAGGCTAATATATATCGGTTCGTTGAGGAGCACCCCTCTAATTTTGGTGCCTTATATGAATTACAGGGTCATTCGAAGTATATACCGATAGACAGCGCAAAGAAATATTTCTTAAAATTATCCGATGAAATGCAGCAAAACACGGTTGGCAGAAGGCTTAAATACGAGCTCTTCGACTACCCGGAATTGATTAGTGTAAAGAAGCCGATACCTGATTTTTCTCTGCCGGATACCACAAATATGATCCGGTGCATTTCCGAATTCCGCGGAAAGTATGTACTACTCGATTTTTGGGCGAGCTGGTGTGGTCCCTGCATAGATGAATTGCCAGCTGTTAAAAGGCTCGATAGTCTCTACGGAACAAAAGGCTTACAGGTGTTAGGCGTTTCACTGGACACGAAAAGAGACCTTTGGATGCAGGCAATCATTAAGCATAATATTACCTGGCCTAACCTGTCCGACCTGGAGGGGGCAGATGGAGCAGTGTCAACGATGTTGCAAATAACAGCAATTCCTGCTAAATTTTTAATAGGCCCCGGTGGAAATATCATTCTGAAGAATGCTTCACTGCCAGAGATAGAAAAGTTCCTGCAAAGTAAAATGGCTGATTGA
- a CDS encoding serine hydrolase domain-containing protein, whose product MKTNVMFGLVAGTILFATSCKKENVQPDSQVSLENAKAAIGDLAILQFDVDKFAGNIEAYMNGKVAGYGYTIFHEGNIYYRGSGGGGWLRRPVDAPAVMHAAQQRQDIASSTKFVTALATIALLEKYNMSLAEPVYKYLPTNWQPSESFKELTFERLLSHRTGLIKYGGDWEELKKTVEGPMKQDEFENQSRVYNNVNFALLAVMLPYVAAKKEFPADYNVLKSLENKPDQLYDALGVRYVGIVRVNVFKPAGMTQWSVATFAPWNNNGLISPESASKGYATANGSEAGTNNGDYRRNGGAGGLYISTAEFGKIQRSATQGLIVSAAGYQKMKDALLGFDAVVNGKFGKYYWKNGGANYRETMIFDFGKTQVAVFANSNTSEIGNKPSILVGAYESAWVAK is encoded by the coding sequence ATGAAAACAAATGTGATGTTCGGACTCGTAGCAGGTACCATCCTATTCGCTACCAGTTGCAAAAAAGAAAATGTTCAACCCGATTCCCAGGTATCTTTAGAAAATGCAAAAGCAGCCATTGGCGATCTGGCTATTCTACAATTTGATGTTGACAAATTTGCGGGCAACATTGAAGCGTACATGAATGGAAAGGTAGCCGGTTATGGTTACACCATTTTCCATGAAGGAAATATCTACTACCGTGGCAGTGGTGGTGGTGGATGGCTCAGGCGCCCTGTGGATGCACCTGCTGTTATGCACGCTGCACAACAACGGCAGGATATTGCGAGCTCCACTAAGTTCGTGACGGCGCTGGCTACCATAGCCCTGCTGGAAAAGTACAATATGTCTCTCGCTGAGCCTGTGTACAAATACCTGCCTACTAATTGGCAACCTTCTGAAAGCTTTAAGGAGCTGACCTTTGAACGCCTGCTCTCTCATCGTACCGGCCTTATCAAATACGGTGGCGACTGGGAAGAACTGAAGAAAACAGTGGAAGGCCCGATGAAGCAAGATGAATTTGAAAATCAAAGCAGGGTTTATAACAATGTCAATTTTGCTTTACTGGCTGTTATGTTACCTTATGTTGCTGCTAAAAAAGAATTCCCTGCGGACTATAATGTATTAAAGTCCCTGGAAAATAAACCGGATCAGCTTTATGATGCTTTAGGCGTACGGTATGTAGGCATAGTAAGAGTGAATGTTTTTAAACCTGCAGGCATGACACAGTGGAGTGTTGCTACGTTTGCTCCCTGGAACAACAATGGCCTCATCAGCCCTGAGAGTGCTTCCAAAGGATATGCTACTGCAAACGGTAGTGAAGCAGGTACTAACAACGGAGACTATCGCAGGAATGGCGGTGCAGGCGGACTTTATATCAGCACTGCTGAATTTGGCAAGATACAGCGCAGTGCAACACAGGGGCTTATTGTAAGTGCAGCCGGTTATCAAAAGATGAAAGATGCTTTGCTGGGCTTTGATGCTGTAGTGAACGGTAAATTCGGGAAATATTACTGGAAGAATGGCGGCGCCAATTACAGAGAAACGATGATATTCGATTTTGGTAAAACACAGGTCGCAGTATTTGCGAATTCCAATACCAGTGAGATAGGTAATAAGCCAAGCATACTTGTAGGAGCTTATGAAAGTGCCTGGGTGGCAAAGTGA
- a CDS encoding DUF6644 family protein — protein MADWLQLLEHTSWAEAIRQSAWLYPCLEIVHIIGIVLLVGPAFIFDLRLLGFSKHLPLDGLGHLLLPWSVRGLLLVIPSGILLFITNASTLGYDPVFWTKMILLILAACNAFVFRSLRNGGAASPAAVKVIAVLSLLLWIAIIACGRLLAY, from the coding sequence ATGGCAGATTGGTTGCAGTTGCTGGAGCATACTTCCTGGGCTGAAGCCATTCGTCAATCTGCCTGGCTTTACCCTTGCCTTGAAATTGTGCATATTATAGGAATTGTGTTATTGGTAGGGCCAGCCTTTATATTTGATCTTCGTTTATTGGGATTTTCAAAACATCTGCCCCTGGATGGATTAGGGCATCTCCTGTTACCCTGGTCTGTAAGGGGATTGCTATTGGTGATCCCTTCCGGTATATTGCTTTTTATAACCAATGCAAGTACCCTTGGATATGATCCGGTGTTTTGGACAAAGATGATCCTGCTTATATTGGCCGCCTGTAATGCGTTTGTTTTCCGGTCCCTCAGGAATGGAGGTGCAGCTTCCCCTGCCGCTGTAAAAGTAATAGCGGTACTTTCCCTTTTGTTATGGATAGCCATTATTGCATGCGGCCGTTTGTTAGCTTACTAA
- a CDS encoding FAD-dependent oxidoreductase — protein sequence MKRNLMILFLFITLHATAQRHVYVEAESFENKGGWVVDQQSFVVIGSSYLMAHGMGKPVKDASTTVTFPAKGKYRMWVRTKDWAPFPTGPGKFTIWLDGKQAGQVFGESGDVAWKWYDAGMVDIQNEKVQLSLKDLTGFNGRCDALFFTDAAKFTPPNKLEDLNALRRKLLHQSAEPGDGGHYDLVVIGGGIAGTCAAISASRMGLKTALIQDRPVLGGNNSSEVRVHLKGDVDKNHYPKLGRIVREMDNGDPGNGNPDANEYGDARKIQIVKAEKNLSLFLNTHVYKLEKEKDKIIAVTGRDISTNKELRFTGTYFTDCTGDGTVGYLAGADFRMGRESKAETGESLAAEKSDSFTLGTSNLWASVAKDTVSSFPETPWALQFSDEYHIDQTQSDWEWETGFGNFNTIMDAEKIRDHNLRAIYGNWSYLKKSKPAKYGKQELAWVAYIGGKRESRRIIGDHILTQMDIQEGKLYPDGSVTATWTIDLHFPDAKNSKYFEGQEFFASTKHIRVAPYTIPYRCLYSKNISNLFMAGRNISTTHVAFGSTRVMRTCGMMGEVVGFAASLAKKYKTSPRGVYQQHLPELMNILKGE from the coding sequence ATGAAACGAAATCTGATGATCCTTTTCCTCTTCATCACATTGCATGCTACTGCACAGCGGCATGTTTATGTAGAAGCGGAATCCTTTGAGAACAAAGGTGGCTGGGTAGTGGATCAGCAATCATTTGTAGTGATCGGTTCTTCTTACCTGATGGCGCATGGTATGGGAAAACCTGTAAAAGATGCGAGCACCACTGTAACGTTTCCCGCAAAAGGAAAATACAGGATGTGGGTAAGAACAAAAGACTGGGCACCATTCCCTACCGGGCCTGGTAAATTCACCATCTGGCTGGATGGCAAACAGGCAGGGCAGGTATTTGGTGAAAGCGGTGATGTTGCCTGGAAATGGTATGATGCCGGCATGGTAGATATTCAAAATGAAAAAGTGCAGCTTAGCTTAAAAGACCTGACAGGGTTCAACGGCCGTTGTGATGCACTGTTCTTTACCGATGCCGCTAAATTTACTCCACCCAATAAACTGGAAGACCTGAATGCCTTACGCCGTAAATTATTGCATCAATCAGCAGAACCAGGTGATGGCGGGCATTATGATCTTGTAGTGATCGGTGGTGGCATTGCAGGCACCTGCGCTGCAATCTCTGCATCCCGTATGGGGCTGAAAACCGCACTTATCCAGGACAGGCCTGTACTCGGAGGAAATAACAGCTCAGAGGTACGGGTACACCTGAAGGGAGATGTGGATAAAAACCATTATCCTAAACTGGGGCGTATTGTCAGAGAAATGGACAATGGAGATCCGGGGAACGGTAACCCCGATGCAAATGAATATGGCGATGCCAGGAAGATCCAGATCGTAAAGGCAGAAAAGAACCTTTCTCTTTTCCTCAATACCCATGTGTATAAACTGGAAAAGGAAAAAGATAAGATCATTGCGGTAACAGGCCGCGATATTTCTACCAATAAAGAATTACGGTTTACCGGTACCTATTTCACTGATTGTACCGGCGATGGTACAGTTGGCTATTTAGCCGGTGCGGACTTCCGCATGGGAAGAGAAAGTAAGGCAGAAACAGGGGAGTCCCTCGCAGCTGAAAAATCAGATAGTTTTACGCTTGGCACCTCCAACCTCTGGGCCTCTGTGGCAAAGGATACTGTTTCTTCTTTCCCTGAAACACCCTGGGCATTGCAATTCTCAGATGAGTACCATATAGATCAGACGCAATCAGATTGGGAATGGGAAACCGGTTTTGGTAATTTCAATACCATCATGGATGCGGAAAAGATCCGCGACCATAACCTGCGTGCTATTTATGGTAACTGGTCTTACCTGAAAAAAAGCAAGCCAGCTAAGTATGGAAAACAGGAACTGGCATGGGTTGCTTATATTGGTGGTAAAAGGGAATCACGGCGGATCATAGGAGATCATATCCTCACGCAGATGGATATCCAGGAAGGGAAATTATATCCTGATGGCAGTGTAACCGCCACCTGGACAATTGACCTGCATTTCCCCGATGCGAAAAACAGCAAATACTTTGAGGGGCAGGAGTTCTTCGCCAGCACCAAACATATCAGGGTAGCACCTTACACCATTCCTTACCGTTGCCTTTATTCAAAGAATATCAGTAACCTGTTTATGGCAGGCCGTAATATCAGCACTACACACGTTGCATTTGGCAGCACACGCGTAATGCGTACCTGTGGCATGATGGGAGAAGTGGTGGGCTTTGCGGCTTCCTTAGCGAAGAAATACAAAACTTCTCCAAGAGGTGTTTACCAGCAGCATTTGCCGGAACTCATGAATATCCTCAAGGGTGAATAA
- a CDS encoding DUF6152 family protein: protein MTLLKNIFAVLLFMFCVSFTPPHHGWANYDQSKTLDYTGTIQSSAYENPHSIIKVNQDKVIWTVVLAPVSRMSARGVTADMIKKGASLRVVGYPHKEIKNEMRAERIFINGTKYELR from the coding sequence ATGACCTTACTAAAAAATATCTTCGCAGTCTTGCTCTTCATGTTTTGTGTTTCCTTCACCCCACCCCACCATGGATGGGCCAATTACGACCAGAGTAAAACGCTTGACTACACAGGAACCATTCAATCGTCTGCTTATGAAAATCCTCATAGCATTATTAAAGTAAATCAGGATAAGGTGATCTGGACCGTAGTACTGGCTCCCGTCAGCCGGATGAGCGCCCGTGGGGTTACTGCTGATATGATAAAAAAGGGGGCCTCATTGCGTGTGGTAGGATATCCTCACAAAGAGATCAAAAACGAAATGCGTGCCGAAAGGATCTTTATTAACGGCACCAAATACGAATTGCGCTAA
- a CDS encoding CHAD domain-containing protein, giving the protein MLKKKRQQKYLIKRWLEIRRQLYAFSGSGNHDALHKLRVEIKKIRAFVKLYKGKIATTGQLKAVRKIFHRAGIIREANINLQMMKRLHIEQPVFNAEEKHAIQRESERFHLHPGRYEKHIRNNIRSLLKVIRPIRNRSIKHWFSRQLKAIAGIVAASSTDQFHLARKKIKRLIYIYGMLHKRLTHTLKINIAYLDQLQDAIGEWHDTTVAAELLTDRNTGNKTALNRLRKEQDRAGVAIHTMGDDFLGKVHELRL; this is encoded by the coding sequence ATGCTTAAAAAGAAAAGGCAACAAAAATACCTCATTAAGAGATGGCTGGAAATACGGAGGCAATTATATGCCTTTTCAGGTTCCGGAAATCATGATGCGTTGCACAAGCTACGTGTGGAGATTAAAAAGATCAGGGCTTTTGTAAAATTATATAAAGGAAAGATAGCGACCACAGGTCAGCTGAAGGCTGTCAGGAAGATCTTTCACCGGGCGGGTATTATCCGGGAAGCGAATATTAACCTGCAAATGATGAAACGGCTTCATATTGAACAACCTGTATTTAATGCTGAAGAAAAACATGCCATCCAGCGGGAGTCCGAGCGGTTCCATTTACATCCCGGCCGTTACGAAAAACATATCAGGAATAATATCAGGTCCCTTCTAAAAGTAATACGTCCTATACGGAACAGGAGTATCAAACATTGGTTCTCCCGGCAGCTAAAGGCAATAGCCGGCATTGTTGCTGCATCATCTACGGATCAGTTCCATTTGGCCCGCAAGAAGATAAAACGGCTCATATATATTTATGGGATGCTTCATAAAAGATTAACACACACGTTGAAAATAAACATTGCCTATCTGGACCAACTGCAGGATGCAATTGGTGAATGGCATGATACAACAGTAGCTGCTGAGTTGTTAACTGACCGTAATACCGGCAATAAAACGGCCCTTAACAGGCTGCGGAAAGAGCAGGATAGAGCAGGTGTTGCTATTCATACTATGGGGGATGATTTTTTGGGCAAAGTGCATGAGCTACGCTTGTAA
- a CDS encoding RagB/SusD family nutrient uptake outer membrane protein produces the protein MKRNILMAGIGIIFITSCGSLDLNPLSDGSGETWNSTPEEIDMSLNGLYKDAFWMLDSDEWTDDFLYRDATTPITGATINGETDFVKSWWTNSYKAIARANNVIISVGRAAKNLSQAQISRYSGEARFVRACQYSRLLSHYGNIVYTESALDIEQALSLKQTDAATVLKNIYADFDSAALYLPKTYGAADLKRATSGAALAMKARIALHMGDLATARDAAKACMDQNVYKLHTDFGNLFLSKTKNSIETIFGLPRSVALKVTLGDCQNFVPRNAGGWGAKNPSWDLLCAFLCKDGLPIDESPLYDPRKPFLNRDPRCAATIIEFQTSHLGYTYQPHPDTLKVWKDADQKYVENKDTRSIAIFASFNGLNWKKGIDGDWLLNSWQTEPDKIIIRYADILLMYAEAKIELNEIDQSVRDAINMVRARAYGVAYTNTAAYPAVTSNDQAVLRKALRNERRMEFAREGIRYMDIIRWKIADKVLNMPNYGMLDPADLRTKVVQPGLWFFPQTAPVDEDGVADLSAMYNAGYIKVVAVRKFDATRQYLWPIPSTEVLISHLTQNPNY, from the coding sequence ATGAAACGCAACATATTAATGGCCGGTATCGGCATCATTTTTATCACTTCCTGCGGCAGCCTGGACCTGAATCCATTATCAGACGGATCGGGTGAAACATGGAATTCTACGCCGGAGGAAATTGATATGTCCCTCAATGGATTGTATAAGGACGCATTCTGGATGCTGGACAGTGATGAGTGGACGGACGATTTCCTTTACCGTGATGCCACCACACCTATCACAGGTGCTACTATCAATGGTGAAACGGACTTTGTGAAAAGCTGGTGGACGAATTCCTATAAAGCGATTGCAAGGGCCAATAACGTAATAATAAGTGTGGGCAGGGCTGCAAAAAATTTATCGCAGGCACAGATCAGCCGTTATTCCGGGGAAGCCCGTTTTGTACGTGCCTGTCAATATTCACGCCTGCTCTCTCACTATGGGAATATTGTATACACGGAATCCGCACTGGATATAGAACAGGCGCTGAGTCTGAAACAAACAGATGCGGCTACCGTACTAAAAAACATCTATGCAGATTTTGATTCCGCCGCATTGTACTTACCAAAAACATATGGCGCAGCAGATCTGAAACGTGCTACCTCTGGCGCTGCATTGGCCATGAAAGCCCGCATTGCCTTACACATGGGCGATCTGGCTACAGCCCGTGATGCTGCAAAGGCCTGTATGGACCAGAATGTTTATAAGCTGCATACTGATTTTGGGAACTTATTCCTGTCTAAAACAAAGAATTCAATCGAAACTATTTTTGGCCTGCCAAGATCGGTAGCATTGAAAGTTACATTAGGGGATTGCCAGAATTTTGTACCCAGGAATGCCGGTGGTTGGGGAGCTAAAAACCCTTCCTGGGATCTGCTTTGCGCATTCCTTTGTAAAGATGGATTGCCAATAGATGAATCGCCGCTCTACGATCCGCGTAAACCTTTTCTGAACCGTGATCCCCGCTGCGCTGCTACTATCATAGAATTTCAAACTTCTCATCTCGGCTATACCTATCAGCCGCACCCGGATACATTAAAAGTATGGAAGGATGCAGATCAGAAGTATGTGGAGAACAAAGATACCCGGTCCATCGCCATCTTTGCTTCTTTCAACGGATTGAACTGGAAAAAAGGAATTGATGGAGACTGGCTGTTGAATTCATGGCAGACAGAGCCGGATAAGATCATCATCCGTTATGCAGATATATTGCTGATGTATGCAGAAGCAAAGATTGAATTGAATGAAATAGACCAGTCCGTAAGAGATGCCATCAATATGGTGCGTGCGAGGGCATATGGTGTAGCATATACTAATACTGCCGCATATCCCGCTGTAACATCCAATGACCAGGCTGTGCTGCGCAAAGCCCTGCGGAATGAAAGACGCATGGAGTTTGCAAGGGAAGGTATCCGCTATATGGATATCATCCGCTGGAAAATAGCAGACAAAGTATTGAACATGCCAAACTATGGCATGCTGGACCCTGCAGATCTCCGTACAAAAGTAGTGCAGCCCGGATTGTGGTTCTTCCCGCAAACTGCCCCGGTGGATGAAGATGGCGTGGCAGATCTCTCCGCTATGTATAATGCCGGTTATATTAAGGTGGTGGCTGTGCGGAAATTTGATGCTACACGCCAATACCTCTGGCCGATACCAAGTACAGAAGTATTGATCAGCCATCTTACACAAAATCCTAACTATTAA